A genomic segment from Lignipirellula cremea encodes:
- a CDS encoding rhomboid family intramembrane serine protease, translating into MIFPIGDDNSDRTTFPFVNVALIVINVLVFVLAQGMGNNSDFTYAFSTVPAEILSGKDIVTADEQVRVNTPEGPRVATQPGLRETPVWVYLTILTAMFMHGGIAHLAGNMWFLWIFGDNIEHDMGPVRYLCFYLLSGLLATAAHIAMNMSPPDSMVPSLGASGAISGVMGAYLVLHPQRRVTVLLFRFVTQVPGFVAVGMWFVLQVVSSMGFLGGSGGVAYGAHIGGFLAGAALAYPFSYGRIPPPGEGWRNRGRTRFPLQ; encoded by the coding sequence ATGATATTTCCGATCGGCGACGACAATTCAGATCGCACCACGTTCCCCTTTGTGAACGTGGCGCTGATCGTGATCAACGTGCTTGTCTTTGTGCTCGCCCAGGGGATGGGAAACAACTCCGACTTCACCTACGCGTTTTCGACGGTGCCGGCGGAGATCCTCAGCGGCAAGGACATTGTCACCGCCGACGAGCAAGTACGAGTCAATACGCCGGAAGGGCCGCGGGTCGCCACGCAACCAGGACTGCGTGAGACGCCTGTATGGGTCTACCTGACGATCCTCACGGCGATGTTCATGCATGGGGGGATCGCCCATCTGGCGGGAAACATGTGGTTCCTCTGGATTTTTGGCGACAACATCGAGCACGACATGGGCCCGGTGCGTTACCTGTGCTTTTATCTGCTCAGCGGCCTGCTGGCGACGGCGGCTCATATTGCCATGAACATGAGTCCGCCTGACTCCATGGTTCCCAGTCTGGGAGCATCGGGCGCCATTTCCGGCGTCATGGGGGCGTACCTGGTGCTGCATCCGCAGCGACGGGTCACCGTGCTGCTGTTCCGCTTTGTCACGCAGGTGCCTGGCTTTGTCGCGGTGGGCATGTGGTTTGTGCTGCAGGTTGTCAGCAGCATGGGCTTCCTGGGCGGATCCGGCGGCGTGGCGTACGGGGCCCACATCGGCGGCTTCCTGGCCGGGGCCGCTCTGGCGTATCCCTTTAGCTATGGGCGCATCCCGCCGCCCGGCGAAGGCTGGCGCAACCGCGGCCGCACCCGCTTCCCTTTGCAGTAA
- a CDS encoding DUF1559 domain-containing protein has protein sequence MSQSRRQAFTLVELLVVIAIIGVLVALLLPAVQMAREAARRADCKSRMKQIGIALHGYLDNQKGFPPGFSCRYTIPTSITSSPGWAVHCLPFVEETALYRNLQTYLTVSYPNIVGVYWSGTEKAWLNLKPFTCPSDTKAKDRAYLTGTYQAGRASYVGNWGPSLVAPTATTSPFDSLSTVAGGVMYKDSGNSVEHITDGTSSTFLIGERQNKYILTTATVPVEAEYSGGDTFWAGAGNRDASSGTNIDTTGGALAPHNLAFAWYGPNRDYRGGFSSNHPGGAQFVMCDGSNQFISSQINTLVYKRLAQRNDGYPTQAP, from the coding sequence ATGTCACAGAGTCGTCGTCAGGCCTTTACGCTGGTCGAGTTGTTAGTTGTCATTGCCATCATTGGCGTGCTAGTCGCGCTATTATTGCCGGCCGTTCAAATGGCCCGCGAAGCCGCGCGTCGGGCCGACTGCAAGAGTCGCATGAAGCAGATCGGGATCGCGCTCCACGGTTACCTGGACAACCAGAAAGGTTTTCCGCCAGGCTTTTCCTGCCGCTACACGATTCCCACTTCGATTACCTCGTCGCCGGGCTGGGCCGTGCACTGCCTGCCCTTTGTGGAAGAGACCGCCTTGTACCGGAACCTGCAGACCTACCTGACGGTAAGTTATCCGAACATCGTCGGCGTTTACTGGTCAGGAACCGAAAAAGCCTGGCTCAACCTGAAACCGTTTACCTGCCCTTCGGACACCAAAGCGAAAGATCGCGCCTATCTGACGGGAACCTACCAGGCCGGTCGGGCCAGCTATGTCGGGAACTGGGGACCCTCCCTGGTCGCCCCCACCGCGACGACTAGCCCCTTCGACTCGCTTTCGACGGTTGCCGGCGGCGTGATGTACAAAGACAGCGGCAACAGCGTGGAACATATCACCGACGGCACGTCCTCCACGTTCCTGATCGGCGAACGGCAGAACAAATACATACTGACAACGGCGACGGTCCCGGTGGAAGCGGAATACTCCGGCGGCGACACCTTCTGGGCCGGAGCGGGCAACCGCGACGCCAGCAGCGGTACGAATATCGACACGACCGGCGGGGCGCTGGCTCCGCATAACCTGGCTTTCGCCTGGTATGGGCCGAATCGCGACTACCGCGGCGGTTTCAGCAGCAACCATCCCGGCGGGGCGCAGTTCGTCATGTGCGACGGCAGCAACCAATTCATTTCCAGCCAGATCAACACGCTCGTCTATAAGCGACTTGCCCAGAGGAACGACGGCTACCCGACCCAGGCGCCGTAA
- a CDS encoding BON domain-containing protein has product MRLLLVRAMVLAVAALTPVLVLADDQKIASTIIERLAEEKNAGHLRDFGVDVEVDQGTVMVSGRVASGDQQQVVLEIARRVQGVNKVVDDLKVQPTTQPVVASQPAKPLASPVPAAAPPAPATPVYHDSAVAGPELSSQVVSQPQGSQPTVAMNRTPVRSPTPLGAVVNKPAATPVAAPMSPAAPLRQPQAPRVSQPIQTVQFNESPRGNSPEQLVENAVLVPEVKVDPRATAANSVRQVSHPTPTPQQPAAPGQFPADHENYVRQLTPQQIQYLMAVQQQQAAYYAYMSQMAAYQQQGPQHPGQPQYVSARPPQGGGNPIQLASAMQAGGPGGPAPFGPNGQVPAPGMHYMPTGAGGGQSPQYDHPQLPNYAWPSYAPHPNYGAVTVPKQYSPTAWPYIGPFYPYPQVPLGWRKVTLEWDDGWWMLDFKDR; this is encoded by the coding sequence ATGCGTCTGTTGTTAGTACGAGCGATGGTGCTCGCCGTCGCCGCGCTGACGCCTGTATTGGTGCTCGCCGACGATCAAAAAATCGCGAGCACCATCATAGAGCGTCTTGCTGAAGAAAAGAACGCCGGTCACCTGCGTGACTTTGGCGTCGATGTCGAAGTCGACCAGGGAACCGTCATGGTTTCGGGTCGCGTCGCAAGCGGCGACCAGCAGCAAGTGGTGCTGGAAATTGCCCGTCGCGTGCAGGGAGTCAACAAAGTTGTCGACGACCTGAAGGTGCAGCCCACCACGCAGCCCGTCGTTGCCAGCCAGCCCGCAAAGCCGCTGGCGAGCCCCGTTCCCGCGGCGGCTCCCCCGGCGCCTGCGACGCCGGTTTACCACGATTCGGCCGTCGCCGGACCGGAACTGTCGTCGCAAGTGGTTTCGCAGCCGCAAGGCTCGCAGCCGACCGTGGCGATGAACCGTACGCCTGTTCGCTCGCCGACGCCGCTTGGCGCCGTGGTGAACAAACCCGCCGCGACCCCGGTTGCGGCTCCCATGAGCCCGGCCGCCCCGCTGCGTCAGCCCCAGGCGCCCCGCGTCAGCCAGCCGATCCAGACCGTGCAGTTCAACGAATCGCCCCGCGGCAATTCGCCGGAGCAGCTGGTTGAGAACGCCGTGCTGGTTCCCGAGGTGAAAGTCGACCCCCGGGCCACCGCCGCGAACAGCGTTCGCCAGGTGTCGCACCCGACGCCGACGCCGCAGCAGCCGGCCGCTCCCGGCCAGTTTCCGGCCGACCACGAAAACTACGTCCGTCAGCTGACCCCGCAGCAGATCCAGTACCTGATGGCGGTTCAGCAGCAGCAGGCGGCCTACTACGCTTATATGTCGCAGATGGCGGCCTATCAGCAGCAGGGCCCGCAGCACCCGGGTCAGCCCCAGTACGTGTCGGCCCGCCCGCCGCAAGGTGGCGGCAACCCGATCCAGCTGGCTTCGGCCATGCAGGCCGGCGGCCCCGGCGGTCCGGCTCCGTTCGGCCCCAACGGCCAGGTTCCGGCCCCCGGCATGCACTACATGCCGACCGGCGCCGGCGGCGGACAGTCGCCGCAGTACGACCACCCGCAACTGCCGAACTACGCCTGGCCTTCGTATGCCCCGCATCCGAACTACGGCGCCGTGACCGTGCCCAAGCAGTACTCGCCCACCGCATGGCCTTACATCGGCCCGTTCTATCCCTACCCGCAAGTCCCGCTGGGATGGCGTAAAGTCACCCTGGAATGGGATGACGGCTGGTGGATGCTCGACTTCAAGGATCGTTAA